TTCCACTAAGAAAGTCGTCGTCACGCATGTGGTAACGCCATGACATCTCTCCTTCACCCTCAGTTGGTCAACGATGTCTTCGGCGATCCCGGAGTCTATGCCGAATTCATGTTCGAACGCCGCGCGTTCCTGTTCGATCTGGGCGATGTGCGCTGTCTGGCGCCGCGCAAGTTGATGAAGGTGAGCGATGTCTTCATCAGTCATACGCATGCCGACCATTTTTCAGGTTTCGACCAACTTCTACGACTTTTCCTCGGTCGTGAAAAAACAGTGACGCTGCACGGACCTGCCGGGCTCATCGATCGTGTGGGGCATA
The sequence above is a segment of the Bacteroidota bacterium genome. Coding sequences within it:
- a CDS encoding ribonuclease Z (member of metallo-beta-lactamase family; the purified enzyme from Escherichia coli forms dimeric zinc phosphodiesterase; in Bacillus subtilis this protein is a 3'-tRNA processing endoribonuclease and is essential while in Escherichia coli it is not; associates with two zinc ions), with translation MTSLLHPQLVNDVFGDPGVYAEFMFERRAFLFDLGDVRCLAPRKLMKVSDVFISHTHADHFSGFDQLLRLFLGREKTVTLHGPAGLIDRVGH